The Solenopsis invicta isolate M01_SB chromosome 12, UNIL_Sinv_3.0, whole genome shotgun sequence DNA window ATTATTAGGTTAGGTTTTATCGTACCTCTTGTATTCGGGATCGAATTAATGATAGCGGATAATCGAGTCATCTAATTACGCCTAACCGTCGCGCTTAAGTGAAATGCTGTCATTGTTAAAAATACCATTGTATTACCTTAACGGATCCCATTGATATCGCAGCCGAATCCCGTTCGTCATGTCGGCAACACCAAAATTTCCTTTGAAGAGAACACATGTGTCACGTATGTATcttgcaattatatatatatatatatatatatatatatatatatatatatatatatatactcaaaTAATTGAGTGACATTTGTAAGATGTGTTTTAATATGTTGTTTCAGCCACGCCACATGAATTTATTGTGCCAAAGAAATGCGTCAAAACGCCAGCTGACTTAGCACTTTGGCAAAGATCGGAAGCTTACTTTGTAAGACAATTTCTAtagttacttattttttattacaattgtacatttattttaactacTGATTAtagaatacattttattatgtatatgtacaatgctagataaaatattaagatagaACACATTTGCTACTAcaatatttgaagaaaatatcagTAAACcttttatttctgtaaaaatttattttatactttgtaataatttaattaaaggtaAAGGTTCCATTTTCATAGCTATATCtctattacttattttttacaacTCTGTTAAAAATTAGCCTAAATCATAAAAAGATAATTCAAAACTTCCCATGTCTCTTCTTGTTTAAtacaaaacaatatattatgttatcAATATGAATACATAATCCATCAATTGTGCTGGTAATTTTATCCAAAGATGaaacatttttgagaaatattttaatttttttgtagttgcctttatattaatttttgtaatatgtaatataaaaatagtgttttacaaaaattaatattttactgctATTTTCTTTCAAGTAGTAGCAACTGTAGTATCAAAACTTTTTCAGTACTGTATaggataatttatataaataacaaataatatttttctacataaaatattGCTTGTAGGAATACTTGGGATTTATTTTGGCGCTGAATGATGCTGTTCAGGGGCACGCTTTGGATGCACAGTGTCCACAGTCACTTGCAATAGGCAGTGTTATACAGATGTTGAACAAATTTGACGAATGGATAACAGAAATCCCACCTACCGAACAGCCTCAGCGATTTGGAAATAAATCATTTCGCACTTGGCACGAGAGACTGCAGCAGgtgtgttattaaaattttatttaagaatataaattatttacaagagtatattaaggaaaaatatataattaattaattgaaaactttaaaattaattttattattatagaacgCTATGGAGGAATTGAAACAAGTGTTGCCAGAAGATTTGCATCGCGCAATTCCAGAGATAGTTCAGTATTTATACGAAAGTTTTGGGAATCCAACTCGCATTGATTATGGAACAGGTCACGAAATGGCTTTCATCATGTTTCTTTGCTGCATGTTTAAGATAGGCGCGTTTGAAGACAATGATAGGATTGCTGCTGtaataaaagtgtttaataggtactttaatttttttgtcaaattttatttggttTACGTGGTTTCTTTCATATCTTTTACAATTACTTTCTCTCGGTTTAAAGGTATCTCGAATTGGTGCGCAGACTTCAGCTGATCTACCGTATGGAGCCAGCAGGTAGTCATGGTGTTTGGAGCTTAGATGATTATCAATTTGTACCCTTCATATGGGGCAGTGCTCAGCTCATtggtatttttgtatatatatactttttatttatattttttatcaatatataataaaattaaagtgatttttttttcttgtaacttgtgatatttatcttgatacaatttaatgttttaGGACATCCACGTATAGAACCGCGGCATTTTGTAGACCAAGGTATTGTGGAGTCTTATAGCAAGAAATACATGTTCCTTGGCTGTATCGAGTTTATCTCAAAGGTAAAAGAACGTTGTTCGAATTTGCAAAAATACAATGAAATCTTCTTTCATTGGTATGAATCAATTATCCAAGATTgaggatattatttttaatataatgatcGCATTTTATTAGGTGAAAATAGGACCTTTCGCTGAGCATTCAAATCAGTTATGGAATGTTAGTGCGGTGTCCTCATGGTCAAAAGTGAACAGTGGTCTTATCAAAATGTATCAAGCGGAGGTAATTATAGTCTGTACATGTTAcaagatttaaaaagaattgttgCCTGTATCTATGTTTTTATTTTGCAGGTACTGGCGAAGTTTCCTGTTATCCAACACGTTTTCTTCGGTTCTCTTCTACCATTGACACCAATGGTTCCACAATGCTCCGAACCGATCATCGTCCCAAATTATAGAGGAGCTCCTGTTGACGACAATgagccaccaccgccaccggcGGTGCCACAATAATGATTACAtgcataataaatattgttactgTGGACTATTTTACCACGCTTTTCccagtattataaaattgtatattattgttCCTTGCTCCCTCCATTCTATGATGCTTTCATCGCTTTTGGACGTATTTCTTTAGTTTGTTAGAAAttcaaattatacatatttgttaCAAAGAAGCAAAGTATATTTCgcgaaaaaataatgtaaaagttatatttatataaaaataatgcaatgcAAACTTGTTTAGGAAATTAGTGCAATGTGCCCATAAAATGATACGTGTCATTGTGATTCTGTAAGCATCGATttgttcttaataaaaaataatagatttacgCCATGCAGAAGTAAATctgtgaattttattataaaaatatcgattttactTTCGCAATGCCAAGCAGGAATGATTGGCGACACTcgtatttaaatcaatttgaaatcaaATTTCGTTCGATCCAAAGTGTCATCGATTTATCGATGCTGGCTGTGGTCAGACACTACAAGTGCTTCGAAGTATTTGATTACTCAAtcggaacaaagaattttacaaattgaccaatcaaagaatgctTCAAAACACTTGTAGCATCATCGGCTGCGATCCATTGATGCTATTGATTAGAAGCATTCTTTAATTGATCAattcgtaaaattatttagattgatCAATGAAACGTTTCGAATTATTTGTAGCATCAAGTAAACCGCAGGATACCCGCTGTTTAGATGAAACGAACTTCCGGCGATTATTCGATGGGTTCGGAACAagtagcgggattctgtaactcttaacgatagCTAGAGGTATCGTTACatgtcgttgcgcagcttttctatcatgtataatatctgcgcaacgacgctgtaacgataccgaattgtcgctaaggagttacagaatcccgctaaAGATATGTGTAGAGGGGAAAATCGGAGTAGAGGGGAAAAGTCGTCAGCGATTTCTCGCTGCGGGAATTTGAATTTGCGCACCTTATTCAGTCAGTTTGCCACCATTGTTGTATCGGAATTGCGATCTCTTTTGTGTGTTTGtaaaataacgaaataatgGCGAATTTGCAAAGAGCCTTTAACGAGAACACTGTAGTACATACACCACTAGATTATATCACTAAAGATGGAAAAAGCGAGGAGTTCGAACAATTACTTGCATCGTTtacaaatctatttttgtttatgGCTGATATGTTAAGAAAGTTTGAAAAAGCCGTTGAAagaataacaatacaaattttcaCCTTAAAACTACAACTGGctgagaaaattgaaaattacaacaaagcacaaagaattattaaagagTCAGTCGCAAACGCAAACGTCGTGGATCTTACAAAATTGGAATTACCGGATGAAGTTTCTGCTAGAGAGACGCGTAAAGGTAAGTTGATAATTATATCATCATCAATCCTTAATTTCTTATTAGAGAGACGacaataatatttgtttgcAGGTTTGTTTTTATGTATCGATAATATTTTGGGAAAGTTATATGAAACGTTTGAAACAGAGATCGAcaaattgaaacataaaattttaatctcaaAACAACAACTGGCTAATGAAACTGAAGACTGCAAAAcatggataaaaaaaattagaaaattatacgCAAGCCTcgcaaaactaattaaaaaacttatacCGAATGTAGATTTTGCTGGAGAGACGGGTaaaggtaaaataataattatatcgtcATTGTAGTTCTTAAGTTCTTATTAGAGATGTGACGATGACTCTTCAGTGTATTTCTGTAATGTgcgctttttacaatttacacagatATGTGGGATCTagagttaaaatattaattttgaatggTACGTCTAATTTAGAAAGGTTCTCAtggtaataatatataatgctcTTGATGGTTTGCTATTGCCTTCCAAGAATGAAcgaataaaatcaaatgtttaCTGATCAGTCGGATTTGAAGCCAGAGTCTCTATTCTTGAAATCATGCGAATATAACTTTCGTGTATGAAAGTGGCAAAATAAGAAGGCAAAGGAAGAATACCATTGAATAATTCCATTGTCTATTAATTCTGTTACTTTCGTATACGAAAGTTATTATTCgcatgttttcaaaaataaggTCCCAGATCTTGAACACACAGAAAACAGTCGCACAACATCTCTGCGCCAATGATCactattttcataatattgaaaatgtataaaTCTTTAATTGTTTCTAAGTTTtccaaaattaatgttttagaaaattctttatttgcCAAAGTCGAACGTCTGCAAGAACTTCAAAAAAAGTGGACAgatgacataaaaatatattatcaaataaaaagacAATGGCGATATAAAGTAAAATCTCTAGAGACAAAAGTACGTAATTCCCAAGCAGAAAACATATTTCAATTactatttaagatattttaacgtagaatcttttttattttctagatTCAAAATCTTTTAGAAGCGAGATTGGAATaagacaaataataataaaaattggcGCTACAGAAGTAGAGAACAAAATTTCACCGAGaacaaaatttctgaaataaattataatcttcGAAAACGGAAAAaggtgttaaaaattataagtgttgagaagattttttaaataacattaaatgaaattatttaagtGAAGACATCACTATAAACAGtcgataaatgtattttttaaaagtataatttaaaataaaatgcgcattattttttatctttctaaaattgtgttttgcttgtgttctttatatattatcttataCATAAGTACATCTTCACAGTTGGCGCGAAGAACGATGTttgctctatttttttttcacatttcaaaACAAATTCTTATATTCTTGCACGATGTAACACATCATGTTTACATAGTTCGTAGAAGTCAGTGAAGTCAGCTAACCGTCAACTGTCTCTAGTCTCTGGCTGTTTcgtattgtatatatacatacatctaACCTGATCTAACCTTAGGTCGCACCTTGGGAAACGGATTTTATCTTGGGACGAAATCAAATTGTTACATGATTTTGTGAAAAAGACGAAGAAAATTATATAGCGTTACATGACTCGACTGTATTTGAGGTTTGAGAGTGACAGTTTTATAGTTACACATATCCCGCGTATCCCTTGCATCATATAACCTAAATCTTCCCAAAGAGGTTAAAGacgcttatttaaaaaaacaaaaaacaaaggTTTCGTCCACGCAAACGTTCATAGGAATTCGCAAAGTATTAATGCTattgtaaacagagtgacaaatATCGGGCGACTTCGTGCCACACATGACACATTGCGATGCTGAGGATATCAATTTTTACGttacttttaataaacttttttgccgCACTTTGCCAGGACGTTGAGATCGACGCGAATGGCTACGTCGTTTATTGTCCCTGCATGGGTAAGATCTTGATGTTTATCATACGAACAACATCCTTTGTAATAATCtttgtgatttttatttcagGACGCTTCGGTAATCAGGCGGATCATTTTCTAGGAGTCCTCGGATTCGCCCAAGCCTTGGATCGCACTCTAGTGTTACCACCGTGGGTTGAATATCGCACGGGAGAGACAAGATCTGTAAGCACAGATTCTACCTGTAACATCATCCTTGAATTTTACAATGGTGTATCTACTAATATTCCATTTTATTCTTAGGTGCAAATACCGTTTGATACCTATTTCAATGTTTCCCAAGTACAAAACTGCCACAGAGCAATATTAATGGAGGATTTCATGAAAGACGTTGCGCCAGAGATATGGCCGCCCGAGAAAAGGATATGTAAGCTTTAATAGTCTTTTATAAGCAAGACATTCAAATTCTAATGTCAATTCGTTAGAGAACAAGATAAATACTCTGCCCTTTCTCAGCTTTTTGTTATGAGGCTCGCATGGGAAGCAATGGAACGTCCTGCAACGCGAAACAAGGAAATCCGTTTGGTCCCTTCTGGGACACATATAATATAGACTTTGTTAAATCGGAATTCTATAAACCGCTCCATTATTACGACGTGTATTATACCCAGACGAGACAGCAGCAATGGCAGCAGTATTATCCAGCCGATACTTGGCCGGTACTGGCATTCACGGGCGCACCCGCCAGTTTTCCAGTTCAGCCTGTGAACAAGCCTCTGCAGAAGTGCCTTAACTGGAACAATGATATCCTGAATAAAGCAAAGGCatttataaaggaaaaattgcCAAGGGGAGCGTTCGTCGGTATACATTTACGAAATGGAATCGATTGGGTATGTGACATTtgctgtatatatatttttatacaaagaatAGTTTATTAACACTATAGAGTGATGGTTTccatataaagtataaaaatatatgcaatataatattgaaCGTTTTGCATGAATACATGATTTAAATTGAAAGTCCAATTAATCAGAgctgtatgtatataatgtatgtatacattatttaatttttcaacttgcaactttgaaaaactgaatgtatataaattcacacaAATTCGGcgttttctcaatttaaattgtatataaaaatatgtgtacatAAGATATATTGTGTTTATTTTTCAGGAACGCGCCTGCGAACATATACCATCCGCGCCAGATCTTTTCGCCGCTCCTCAGTGTCTCGGTTATCAAAACGAGCGTGGCAAAGCTACTCTGTCCATGTGCCTGCCGTCATTCGATGTAATAATAACTCAGCTGAAGCGCGTTATTCGCAACGGCCATGATATCAAGTCTGTGTTTGTAGCGTCTGACAATGATTACATGTTGGATAGACTTGGAGAAGCTTTGTCGCGTATGAAGGTAAGTTTGCACATTCATCATATCGCTGTCGTGTCATGGATGATAACGTTCTAATGTCCTCGTATAGATATCAGTTTTCCGACAAGAACCGCCGGTATCTCCACACTTGGATCTCGCGATTCTTGGAAGGTCCAACTATTTCATAGGAAATTGCATTTCTTCTTTCACCGCTTTCGTGGCCAGAGAAAGGGAAGTCAGGGGATACCCGACGTTTTTCTGGGGTTATCCTCCCAGAACCAGAACAGAACTGTGATACTACATTTTGTGTAACTTAATACCTGCCAAATGCGCATAATCGTcagtttttgataatttttatatttatatattattgtgtgAATTAAGTAATTCTATTGAGATTAACGTTATGCATATGTTTATTGTATGACAAAATACAACTGTAACACGTACAGAGCAGGACCAAGTCAAAAAGAGAAGGATATACTCTGCAAAGtttcgaaatatatatatttcgcaataaaaagtttatacaaaataaattcgcTTGACTCGAACAACTTTATTTTCACTTGTCGTcgtgtgcaatataaaaatatcaatgaaCACCGTTTCCCATTGCAATAAAAGCAGAGTCCTTACACTTTCATTCACTGCCTATGTCTCGCATGTCGTTTAGCGTCTGCTGTAAGACACGAGCGAAGTCCCTCGTATTAGTCTCGCTGCACGATTTAAATGACGAACAAGCGAATAGAATATCCTTCGGTCGTGGATTGTAACAACAACCGTAACCGTCGGGAACTACCGGTCCATAGCACATAAAAGACGCTGACTTATACGGCACCTACGAATTAAAGGTATGTCGATTAACGCGAGTGCACTTATTTCCTCGTTAAGATATTTTCGCGTTTTACTTCCGCAAGAAAGCTCTTTAGGAGCCAACTTTGAATTACCTGACTTGAtgttaaattgaaatatgtaCTTCTAGTATAACCAACATCTTTGTATAATTCTGGCAGCTCTATTCCTTCGCTTTTTGCTATCATTTTTAAGCCGAACAGATGCCGATCGACACCTTGACCAGTCGCAGCCTATGCAAAAAGAAACGTTAAATTGGAAGCTTTGCGCATTTGATTATCAAGAGACAATGATTAAAGACACATTATATAATTACAGCAGAGCCGTATGTCTCACCTGTGCGGCATATTCTTTATGAGCATTTATCGCTTTGATCATCAGTTCCTTCTTTTGTTGTTTGCTTTTGCATTCCCCAGGAAGCATCGCTTTTGCAAACTCTACTGACTCTGTACTAGTGGACCTGATGCACTCTGTTCTGGCATTTATGAATCTTCGTAATGCTGCGCTTTCGTAATGGGCCGGCGCCTTcctttgtaaattataaaacgtCACTTGCATCGCAATCTGAATAAAACTGTCGGGGCTctgtttaattgcttttataGCGTCCGCGCCGAATTTGTCAAATGTAAAACATTCCATGTCTATGTCTTCTGAAAGCCTAAAAGATAATACACactatattttctataatatggACATAATTATAACTGTGAAGACATAATCAACCTACTTATCTATCGAATCAGCAGCTATCTCGATCGCACAGTCTATAGCGTCATTAGTCACGAACTTCAAAAGTTCCGGTCTTGGAAAATCCGCAGACTTTACGTCCCACGCGCTATTTTCTCTTGTTGCTCTAGAaacataagaaaatttttattcgcgTTCTATTAAAACGAtagctaattattattatcatttacatgtattttaataCGTAATCGTGAAGGACAGCAACCGGAACTCCCTCGCATGGACTGTGCTCGTATTCCATGCCAACGTAGCCATCGGCGGATACTATATACTGTAAAGACACGTTCCTCGCTTAGCACCAAATGATTTCatctattcaaaattatttgatatattgaatttatttagataaatattggTCAAATGTGTTTTACCTGTACAGTCTTGTCGTGCCACCTGTTACCAGCGTTTACGGAGCTATTGTAGCCTGTCATAGCTTGAACCGCTCTTACTGACGCGTTATTCTTTTCCTTAAAAGCATCTTTAGGCAGATTCTTATCCAGGCATAGTATAAATAAGGAAGTTTCTATATCCTTGATTATATTCCTATTGTTACctaattctgaaaatataacgACAACGATTCGAGATAATGATTagaaattacacaaaaaatcgTGCAGTTTAAACAAGCTGAATGCAAATTGTACGAAGgtaaaagaaacgaaaaaaaaagataaaccgAAATAAACCTAAAAGTAAACTGTAGTCCTTCGCCCAAGTGTCTCTGTCGTTCCCAGTTAAAATTCCTACAGGCTTTCCCTCGGTACAGGAGCGATCTGCGATATCTTTTATGGCAGCCACGAGCTTGCCCTCGTTTAAAATGCCGTTTTTATCGACAACGCAAACTTTAAAGAACTGTAACATAAATAGAATGTATCTAGTCATGTCGTTTCATCGTCGGAATAATGGTACTTACATTATTATTGCTTATGATTATTATGTGTTTCGCCTCGTCTGTGTGCAACAGTTTGTCGACTGCTTCGCTGGGCTGCCTGTGCGTGCCGAGTATCATGGCATAAGGCTGCATATCGAGCGGATCGTTACGAGCCATTTCTTGTTTTAACTTTCCACTGCAGTGTGCGATTCATTGCAGATGAATATATCAAGGGACATAAAAAATCCTGAAAATCGCATAAAACTCACCTCTTGACCATCTCATTGTAATCACAGACTGCAGCAATAAGACGCGCCGCATACACATACATGTCATCTGGTCGTTGGAAAGTAACTGGTGGTCCAACGGTTCCAGGACTGGAATGTACGATCACGGGCATACGGTATCCCAGGTATGCAACTTCCAGCCACCATTCTTTCATCTGAAACAAGCAAATGTTAATTTGTACCGTTCAGCCAACTGATTcattaatttgacaaaaaataaaaaaaatgtatagataagTACCCAGTTATCAGTGTTTTGATATCTTTCCAGTAATTTAGTGTGCAGCTTAGATCCTACACCCGTGTGGCTAATAAAATCACCAACAATCCTCtcagtatttttatattcattgtcaGTCAACAATGGCTTCAAAgatctgtaataaataaattataaaaacacttgaataaaaattaaagaataaagaatatatatgaAGTACTATATATAAAGATAACTTGAAGACAAATAGGCAATATATATGAAGTACTATATATAAAGATAACTTGAAGACAAATGTGTACCTCAAGTAACGTTCCGCAGTTTGCTTGAGATCAGGAACAGGTTGTTTCGGGATTGGTTGCTTATTCAGATTTAACGTTGTTATAGACGCTGCTCGAAGAACGGATGGTATCCTACGCAGTCCATTGTATACCTGTTGATTCAACCAGATTTACTGAAAGCTCCTCTCTCGGCCTACTGTGAAAAGTACATGTACGCACTTACTGTGTACTTTGACACATTGGGGAGTACCTTGTACATAGCTGGTTTCTCTAGAGAACTCGAGCCCAATTCCACTGTACCGCTAGAGAACAAAGATTAACAGGTATTATCAGGATGACATTTCGAAGATGAGCATGAGATCACAGATCAGCAAAGGTATATCGCGAAGTAAACGTTATCGTGTGGCAAGAATTCAATGGAGCTCACTATTCGTTGAGATACGTCTCCGCCGAATGTCACAAGTTTTAAGAATATCCCAGTCATGTGTCACACTCACGCATGCACCGGATATGCGGGTGTATAcaaacacgcacacacatacatacacgtgGCCCAACTAAATCAGTGCACGAACGCTGAATGATGTGCGTGATGATACTCATCTCAAATCACCGAGGTATACTGCTATAAATTGGAGCCAATTATGTCATGGACATTGGACCGaccaattgaaaataatttagatcCGCTTGCAATTCGTATGTGTCATCTAATCGTGTCTCATGTTTACGATTATTTCGTCGATATACTTACGCGTCCATAAGGTGAGAATGCAGGTGCCAGGTAAAAGGAGCGAACAGGAGAAAATGCACGTCGTACGCAGATGGGTCGAAGTCTAACGCGCTGCACGCAGAAGCGTGataaaaacatgtattttaCGACTCTCTctttgcacacacacacacacatatatatatatatatatatatatatatatatatgtgttaagagtcataaatatataaatatattttacaac harbors:
- the LOC105195425 gene encoding serine/threonine-protein phosphatase 2A activator, producing MSATPKFPLKRTHVSPTPHEFIVPKKCVKTPADLALWQRSEAYFEYLGFILALNDAVQGHALDAQCPQSLAIGSVIQMLNKFDEWITEIPPTEQPQRFGNKSFRTWHERLQQNAMEELKQVLPEDLHRAIPEIVQYLYESFGNPTRIDYGTGHEMAFIMFLCCMFKIGAFEDNDRIAAVIKVFNRYLELVRRLQLIYRMEPAGSHGVWSLDDYQFVPFIWGSAQLIGHPRIEPRHFVDQGIVESYSKKYMFLGCIEFISKVKIGPFAEHSNQLWNVSAVSSWSKVNSGLIKMYQAEVLAKFPVIQHVFFGSLLPLTPMVPQCSEPIIVPNYRGAPVDDNEPPPPPAVPQ
- the LOC105195424 gene encoding uncharacterized protein LOC105195424 isoform X2, with translation MANLQRAFNENTVVHTPLDYITKDGKSEEFEQLLASFTNLFLFMADMLRKFEKAVERITIQIFTLKLQLAEKIENYNKAQRIIKESVANANVVDLTKLELPDEVSARETRKGLFLCIDNILGKLYETFETEIDKLKHKILISKQQLANETEDCKTWIKKIRKLYASLAKLIKKLIPNVDFAGETENSLFAKVERLQELQKKWTDDIKIYYQIKRQWRYKVKSLETKIQNLLEARLE
- the LOC105195424 gene encoding uncharacterized protein LOC105195424 isoform X1: MANLQRAFNENTVVHTPLDYITKDGKSEEFEQLLASFTNLFLFMADMLRKFEKAVERITIQIFTLKLQLAEKIENYNKAQRIIKESVANANVVDLTKLELPDEVSARETRKGLFLCIDNILGKLYETFETEIDKLKHKILISKQQLANETEDCKTWIKKIRKLYASLAKLIKKLIPNVDFAGETGKENSLFAKVERLQELQKKWTDDIKIYYQIKRQWRYKVKSLETKIQNLLEARLE
- the LOC105195420 gene encoding GDP-fucose protein O-fucosyltransferase 1 — encoded protein: MLRISIFTLLLINFFAALCQDVEIDANGYVVYCPCMGRFGNQADHFLGVLGFAQALDRTLVLPPWVEYRTGETRSVQIPFDTYFNVSQVQNCHRAILMEDFMKDVAPEIWPPEKRISFCYEARMGSNGTSCNAKQGNPFGPFWDTYNIDFVKSEFYKPLHYYDVYYTQTRQQQWQQYYPADTWPVLAFTGAPASFPVQPVNKPLQKCLNWNNDILNKAKAFIKEKLPRGAFVGIHLRNGIDWERACEHIPSAPDLFAAPQCLGYQNERGKATLSMCLPSFDVIITQLKRVIRNGHDIKSVFVASDNDYMLDRLGEALSRMKISVFRQEPPVSPHLDLAILGRSNYFIGNCISSFTAFVAREREVRGYPTFFWGYPPRTRTEL
- the LOC105195421 gene encoding carnitine O-acetyltransferase isoform X2 produces the protein MIEGFYKTALDFDPSAYDVHFLLFAPFTWHLHSHLMDAGTVELGSSSLEKPAMYKVYNGLRRIPSVLRAASITTLNLNKQPIPKQPVPDLKQTAERYLRSLKPLLTDNEYKNTERIVGDFISHTGVGSKLHTKLLERYQNTDNWMKEWWLEVAYLGYRMPVIVHSSPGTVGPPVTFQRPDDMYVYAARLIAAVCDYNEMVKSGKLKQEMARNDPLDMQPYAMILGTHRQPSEAVDKLLHTDEAKHIIIISNNNFFKVCVVDKNGILNEGKLVAAIKDIADRSCTEGKPVGILTGNDRDTWAKDYSLLLELGNNRNIIKDIETSLFILCLDKNLPKDAFKEKNNASVRAVQAMTGYNSSVNAGNRWHDKTVQYIVSADGYVGMEYEHSPCEGVPVAVLHDYVLKYIATRENSAWDVKSADFPRPELLKFVTNDAIDCAIEIAADSIDKLSEDIDMECFTFDKFGADAIKAIKQSPDSFIQIAMQVTFYNLQRKAPAHYESAALRRFINARTECIRSTSTESVEFAKAMLPGECKSKQQKKELMIKAINAHKEYAAQAATGQGVDRHLFGLKMIAKSEGIELPELYKDVGYTRSTYFNLTSSQVPYKSASFMCYGPVVPDGYGCCYNPRPKDILFACSSFKSCSETNTRDFARVLQQTLNDMRDIGSE
- the LOC105195421 gene encoding carnitine O-acetyltransferase isoform X1 — its product is MIEGFYKTALDFDPSAYDVHFLLFAPFTWHLHSHLMDAGTVELGSSSLEKPAMYKVLPNVSKYTVYNGLRRIPSVLRAASITTLNLNKQPIPKQPVPDLKQTAERYLRSLKPLLTDNEYKNTERIVGDFISHTGVGSKLHTKLLERYQNTDNWMKEWWLEVAYLGYRMPVIVHSSPGTVGPPVTFQRPDDMYVYAARLIAAVCDYNEMVKSGKLKQEMARNDPLDMQPYAMILGTHRQPSEAVDKLLHTDEAKHIIIISNNNFFKVCVVDKNGILNEGKLVAAIKDIADRSCTEGKPVGILTGNDRDTWAKDYSLLLELGNNRNIIKDIETSLFILCLDKNLPKDAFKEKNNASVRAVQAMTGYNSSVNAGNRWHDKTVQYIVSADGYVGMEYEHSPCEGVPVAVLHDYVLKYIATRENSAWDVKSADFPRPELLKFVTNDAIDCAIEIAADSIDKLSEDIDMECFTFDKFGADAIKAIKQSPDSFIQIAMQVTFYNLQRKAPAHYESAALRRFINARTECIRSTSTESVEFAKAMLPGECKSKQQKKELMIKAINAHKEYAAQAATGQGVDRHLFGLKMIAKSEGIELPELYKDVGYTRSTYFNLTSSQVPYKSASFMCYGPVVPDGYGCCYNPRPKDILFACSSFKSCSETNTRDFARVLQQTLNDMRDIGSE
- the LOC105195421 gene encoding carnitine O-acetyltransferase isoform X4 produces the protein MYKVYNGLRRIPSVLRAASITTLNLNKQPIPKQPVPDLKQTAERYLRSLKPLLTDNEYKNTERIVGDFISHTGVGSKLHTKLLERYQNTDNWMKEWWLEVAYLGYRMPVIVHSSPGTVGPPVTFQRPDDMYVYAARLIAAVCDYNEMVKSGKLKQEMARNDPLDMQPYAMILGTHRQPSEAVDKLLHTDEAKHIIIISNNNFFKVCVVDKNGILNEGKLVAAIKDIADRSCTEGKPVGILTGNDRDTWAKDYSLLLELGNNRNIIKDIETSLFILCLDKNLPKDAFKEKNNASVRAVQAMTGYNSSVNAGNRWHDKTVQYIVSADGYVGMEYEHSPCEGVPVAVLHDYVLKYIATRENSAWDVKSADFPRPELLKFVTNDAIDCAIEIAADSIDKLSEDIDMECFTFDKFGADAIKAIKQSPDSFIQIAMQVTFYNLQRKAPAHYESAALRRFINARTECIRSTSTESVEFAKAMLPGECKSKQQKKELMIKAINAHKEYAAQAATGQGVDRHLFGLKMIAKSEGIELPELYKDVGYTRSTYFNLTSSQVPYKSASFMCYGPVVPDGYGCCYNPRPKDILFACSSFKSCSETNTRDFARVLQQTLNDMRDIGSE
- the LOC105195421 gene encoding carnitine O-acetyltransferase isoform X3: MYKVLPNVSKYTVYNGLRRIPSVLRAASITTLNLNKQPIPKQPVPDLKQTAERYLRSLKPLLTDNEYKNTERIVGDFISHTGVGSKLHTKLLERYQNTDNWMKEWWLEVAYLGYRMPVIVHSSPGTVGPPVTFQRPDDMYVYAARLIAAVCDYNEMVKSGKLKQEMARNDPLDMQPYAMILGTHRQPSEAVDKLLHTDEAKHIIIISNNNFFKVCVVDKNGILNEGKLVAAIKDIADRSCTEGKPVGILTGNDRDTWAKDYSLLLELGNNRNIIKDIETSLFILCLDKNLPKDAFKEKNNASVRAVQAMTGYNSSVNAGNRWHDKTVQYIVSADGYVGMEYEHSPCEGVPVAVLHDYVLKYIATRENSAWDVKSADFPRPELLKFVTNDAIDCAIEIAADSIDKLSEDIDMECFTFDKFGADAIKAIKQSPDSFIQIAMQVTFYNLQRKAPAHYESAALRRFINARTECIRSTSTESVEFAKAMLPGECKSKQQKKELMIKAINAHKEYAAQAATGQGVDRHLFGLKMIAKSEGIELPELYKDVGYTRSTYFNLTSSQVPYKSASFMCYGPVVPDGYGCCYNPRPKDILFACSSFKSCSETNTRDFARVLQQTLNDMRDIGSE